The Streptococcus pantholopis genome has a segment encoding these proteins:
- a CDS encoding NAD(P)H-dependent oxidoreductase, whose protein sequence is MSNKEDIKRQVRAAFDFRMAVRVYNDQKIPQEDLDYILDAAWLSPSSIGLEAWRFILLENEAIKKALKDASWGAEYQLETASHFVLLIAEKNARYDTDSVRESLVRRGVGEGEALSKRLVTYESFQKNDMQIADNPRALFDWTAKQTYIALANMMTAAAMIGIDSCPIEGFNYEKVNSILAQYGLIDQEKEGIASMLSLGYRLRDPKHPRSRKPRAEVIFNDQPR, encoded by the coding sequence ATGAGTAATAAAGAGGATATCAAGCGTCAGGTTCGTGCTGCTTTTGATTTTCGGATGGCGGTCCGTGTTTATAATGACCAAAAAATTCCTCAGGAAGATTTGGATTATATTTTGGATGCTGCCTGGCTCAGCCCTTCTTCAATAGGTCTGGAAGCCTGGCGCTTTATTCTTCTGGAAAATGAAGCTATTAAAAAAGCGCTTAAAGATGCTTCTTGGGGAGCTGAATACCAGTTAGAAACAGCCAGTCATTTTGTTTTGCTCATCGCTGAGAAAAACGCCCGCTATGACACTGATTCTGTCAGAGAAAGCCTAGTAAGGCGAGGGGTCGGTGAAGGTGAGGCATTGTCTAAACGCTTAGTTACTTATGAGTCTTTTCAGAAAAATGATATGCAGATAGCTGATAATCCAAGGGCTCTTTTTGACTGGACAGCTAAACAAACCTATATTGCTTTAGCTAATATGATGACAGCGGCAGCAATGATTGGTATTGATTCTTGTCCTATTGAAGGTTTTAACTATGAGAAAGTCAATAGTATCTTAGCCCAGTATGGCTTGATTGATCAGGAAAAAGAAGGGATTGCCTCAATGCTTTCTCTGGGGTACCGCCTGCGTGACCCTAAGCATCCACGCTCCCGCAAACCGCGGGCTGAAGTTATTTTTAACGACCAGCCTCGCTAA
- a CDS encoding DUF554 domain-containing protein, whose product MPTGVIINSLSVVLGGLLGGLVGNKFSENFKTQINLIFGVCSMGMGISSIGLMKYMPAVIFALVIGTGIGLALHIGDWINKGGALMQRSMAKLVSNGHSAFSQEDYLASLLTIIVLFCASGTGIYGSLEAGITGDSTILISKSILDFFTAAIFACNLGYVVSLIAIPQFIILSCLFYLAVFIMPLTTPDMIADFKACGGFLMLATGFRIARLRMFPIADMIPAMVLVMPLSFIWIQFILPFL is encoded by the coding sequence ATGCCTACCGGTGTTATAATTAATTCTTTATCTGTTGTTTTAGGAGGACTGCTAGGCGGTCTCGTTGGAAATAAGTTTTCTGAGAATTTTAAAACACAAATCAATTTGATTTTCGGCGTCTGTTCAATGGGAATGGGTATATCATCTATCGGACTGATGAAATATATGCCTGCAGTCATTTTTGCCCTTGTTATCGGAACAGGGATTGGGCTTGCTCTCCACATCGGTGACTGGATTAACAAAGGCGGTGCACTGATGCAGCGCAGTATGGCAAAATTAGTTTCAAATGGCCATTCAGCCTTTTCACAGGAAGACTACCTCGCCAGCCTGCTAACAATTATTGTGCTTTTTTGTGCCAGCGGCACCGGTATTTACGGCAGTTTGGAGGCGGGAATAACAGGCGATTCCACTATCCTTATTTCAAAATCTATATTAGACTTCTTTACCGCTGCTATCTTTGCCTGTAATTTAGGCTATGTCGTCTCACTGATTGCTATCCCGCAGTTTATCATTCTCAGCTGTCTTTTCTATCTGGCAGTTTTCATTATGCCTCTGACGACTCCTGATATGATTGCTGATTTTAAAGCCTGCGGCGGCTTTCTTATGCTGGCGACGGGTTTTCGAATAGCTAGACTGAGAATGTTCCCTATTGCCGATATGATTCCGGCTATGGTACTCGTCATGCCTTTATCCTTTATTTGGATCCAGTTTATTTTACCGTTTTTATAA
- a CDS encoding transposase — translation MTRKAYDTDLTDEEWAKLEPYFSKHRTYKWAKRELVNATLYITKTGCQWRMLPHDFPPYPTVWIFFRRAKESGLWDTILAELVKKSD, via the coding sequence ATGACACGAAAAGCATATGATACTGATTTAACTGATGAAGAATGGGCTAAGCTAGAACCCTATTTTTCTAAACATCGTACCTATAAATGGGCCAAACGAGAACTTGTTAATGCGACCTTGTACATCACCAAAACAGGCTGTCAGTGGCGCATGCTTCCCCATGACTTTCCCCCATATCCAACTGTGTGGATCTTCTTTCGTCGTGCTAAGGAAAGTGGGCTTTGGGATACCATTTTAGCAGAGCTTGTTAAAAAAAGCGACTAA
- a CDS encoding VOC family protein, translating to MKFLHTCIRVKDLEKSLAFYQEALGFKEVRRNDFPDAEFTLVYLALPDDPDYELELTYNYGHGAYDLGDGYGHIAVGVDDLEASHAAHEEAGYPVTKLSGLPGKPNMYYFITDPDGYKIEVIRLSQFSEK from the coding sequence ATGAAATTTTTACATACCTGTATCCGTGTTAAAGATTTGGAAAAATCATTGGCTTTTTATCAAGAAGCTCTTGGATTTAAGGAAGTGCGCCGCAATGATTTCCCTGATGCTGAATTTACTTTGGTCTATCTGGCCTTGCCGGATGACCCCGATTATGAATTGGAGCTGACTTACAACTACGGTCATGGGGCCTACGATTTAGGAGATGGTTACGGCCATATCGCTGTCGGCGTTGATGACCTTGAAGCCAGCCATGCAGCTCATGAAGAAGCGGGCTATCCTGTGACAAAGCTGTCAGGTCTGCCTGGCAAGCCAAACATGTATTACTTTATCACTGATCCTGATGGGTACAAAATCGAAGTTATCCGCCTCAGTCAATTCAGTGAAAAATAA
- a CDS encoding glycoside hydrolase family 1 protein: MTYELPKGFLWGGATADFQYEGGFSEGGRGLSSHDYETDGSKDNPRHHTMKMPDGQIIAPRSSFFYADPVPPEAQPVFLEDAYYPSHQAVDFYHHYKEDIALMAGMGFNVFRFSICWSRIFPTGEETEPNEDGLAFYDQVIDEMLKYGMEPLITICHDEMPMHLALKYNGWSSRKVIDCYLNYCRVLFERYGDRCRYWLTFNEINAVRGFGPCGTRESSGQAHYQAVHHMFVASAKAVKLGHELMPDSQFGTMYAMSELYPASCKPEDVFHRLQERRENWYFIDTMGRGYYHPYAKDIWRRRGVKEIVMEAGDTEILLEGQLDFISFSYYRSNTTKAGDDWFTVGGSPNPYLEETPWGWPVDPLGLRHVMNEIYDRIQKPIFIVENGMGAVDELDENGLVQDDYRIAYLRDHLQAMADAINIDGVDCLGYTMWGPIDLISLSTGEMKKRYGFIYVDMDDKGRGSLKRTPKKSYYWIKEIIASNGAKLAE, translated from the coding sequence ATGACTTATGAGTTGCCCAAAGGCTTTTTATGGGGCGGAGCTACAGCTGATTTTCAGTACGAAGGCGGTTTTTCTGAAGGCGGCCGCGGTCTGTCATCGCACGATTATGAAACGGACGGCTCCAAGGATAATCCCAGACATCATACGATGAAGATGCCGGACGGTCAGATTATTGCCCCCAGAAGTTCTTTCTTTTATGCCGACCCAGTCCCTCCGGAAGCCCAGCCTGTCTTTCTGGAAGACGCCTACTATCCCAGCCATCAGGCAGTAGATTTTTACCACCATTACAAGGAAGACATTGCCTTGATGGCCGGGATGGGCTTCAATGTTTTTCGTTTTTCAATCTGCTGGAGTCGCATTTTCCCAACAGGTGAAGAAACGGAACCAAATGAAGATGGACTTGCCTTTTATGATCAGGTTATTGACGAGATGCTCAAATATGGCATGGAACCGCTCATCACTATCTGCCACGATGAGATGCCCATGCATTTAGCTCTGAAGTATAATGGCTGGTCCTCCCGCAAGGTTATTGACTGTTACCTCAACTATTGCCGTGTGCTTTTCGAACGCTACGGCGACCGCTGCCGTTATTGGCTGACTTTTAATGAAATCAATGCTGTTCGCGGCTTCGGCCCCTGCGGAACCCGGGAATCAAGCGGACAGGCGCATTATCAGGCTGTTCATCACATGTTTGTAGCCAGCGCCAAAGCGGTAAAATTGGGACATGAGCTCATGCCTGACAGTCAGTTTGGTACCATGTACGCAATGAGTGAACTTTATCCGGCCAGCTGTAAACCTGAAGATGTCTTCCACCGTCTGCAGGAACGCCGAGAGAATTGGTATTTTATTGATACGATGGGCCGCGGCTATTACCACCCTTATGCTAAAGATATTTGGAGGCGGCGGGGGGTCAAGGAGATTGTAATGGAAGCTGGGGATACAGAGATTCTCTTAGAGGGTCAGCTGGATTTCATCTCTTTCAGCTATTACCGCTCGAATACGACCAAGGCAGGTGATGATTGGTTTACTGTCGGTGGTTCACCTAATCCGTATCTGGAGGAAACACCGTGGGGATGGCCGGTTGATCCGCTCGGTCTGCGCCATGTAATGAACGAGATCTATGACAGGATACAAAAGCCGATTTTTATTGTGGAAAATGGTATGGGGGCTGTTGATGAGCTGGATGAAAACGGCCTAGTTCAAGATGACTACCGCATTGCTTATCTGCGTGACCATCTCCAGGCAATGGCCGATGCCATTAACATTGATGGTGTTGACTGTCTGGGTTATACGATGTGGGGACCTATTGACTTGATTTCACTATCAACAGGAGAGATGAAGAAACGCTACGGCTTTATTTATGTGGATATGGATGATAAAGGCCGGGGTAGTCTTAAGCGGACCCCTAAAAAATCCTATTATTGGATAAAAGAAATCATTGCTTCAAATGGCGCTAAATTAGCAGAATAA
- a CDS encoding transposase, which produces MDSQSVKTTDAAEERGIDGGKKVKGRKRHIVVDTMGNLLDVVVHAANLHDSTSGILVARQVMAQIPTIKAFSSDAGYRKSFEEMMTQEFQCPVDISEKIKGSWQIIPKRWVVERTFSWLNHSRRLAKDVKKSVSSEVAFVKLSQISRILRTL; this is translated from the coding sequence ATTGATTCTCAAAGCGTGAAGACAACGGATGCGGCAGAGGAACGTGGCATTGATGGCGGCAAAAAAGTCAAAGGGAGAAAGCGCCACATCGTTGTTGACACCATGGGAAATCTTCTTGATGTTGTGGTTCATGCGGCCAATCTCCATGACAGCACATCAGGGATTTTGGTCGCGCGTCAAGTGATGGCGCAAATTCCAACCATCAAGGCTTTTTCGTCAGATGCTGGCTATCGGAAAAGCTTTGAGGAGATGATGACTCAGGAGTTTCAGTGTCCAGTAGACATTTCTGAGAAAATTAAGGGAAGCTGGCAAATCATCCCTAAGCGTTGGGTCGTGGAGAGAACCTTTTCGTGGTTGAATCACTCTCGAAGGTTAGCCAAGGATGTCAAAAAATCAGTATCATCAGAAGTCGCTTTTGTAAAACTATCACAAATTAGTCGGATTTTAAGAACCTTATGA
- a CDS encoding glucose PTS transporter subunit IIA: MDYKELAQAIVTNVGGPENINILSHCMTRLRFNLKDVSKANKENLENLNGVIGVVYAGGQYMVILGEHLLQTYDILMKDYDIKSGGVVDENLDGDLAPKESWTWRNAGNKIIGFVANSVTPMIPGLIAGGMLKVALLLVVTFVSSDFEATSSYALLSAIADAPFYFMPIFVAYGAATKLGGTPIYAMAAAASLLHGNFTELVTQGDPISLFGLNVRLLSYGTSLLPALLIAIVAYYTERLLNKLIPNIFKAIFVGMGTIFVAGSLGYLILGPLGNMIGQGIAAVFMFLDNTVGPLAVGLLAAVLPWLVMAGMHTALTPFMPQLLVKPGYDAMLRPAFLMHNMAEGGAVIGVIARTKDKIKRSEYISIAIGCIVAGVTEPAIYGVNLKYKKPMYAVMAGGFAGGVVASLLGARAYEMGYSNVLALPIFAETAMAAAVGIVVTIIVAAIVSYILGIENDTEKEQKQVTEPVQQKVADSAVLAVADAELLPLEKVDDPVFAQRLMGDGVAFELKSDFISAPANGELTTVFPTGHAFGLTRPDGVEMLVHIGINTVELNGKGFDVLAKTGDKVRAGQPIIKVDREAIAKQDYDATTMLIITDSKDKTIKLLTSGKVKQGQILNEEEKEL, from the coding sequence ATGGACTATAAAGAATTAGCCCAAGCTATTGTAACAAATGTCGGCGGCCCTGAAAATATTAATATTTTGTCGCATTGTATGACCCGTCTGCGGTTTAACCTGAAAGATGTTTCTAAAGCCAATAAGGAGAATTTAGAAAATCTCAACGGTGTTATCGGTGTCGTTTATGCTGGCGGCCAGTATATGGTCATTTTAGGGGAGCATTTGCTTCAGACCTATGATATTCTGATGAAAGACTATGATATTAAATCCGGCGGCGTCGTTGATGAAAATCTTGATGGGGACCTTGCTCCCAAAGAGTCTTGGACCTGGCGGAATGCAGGAAATAAAATCATCGGCTTTGTCGCAAATTCCGTGACACCGATGATTCCTGGTTTGATTGCCGGTGGTATGCTCAAAGTTGCACTTTTGCTGGTTGTCACTTTTGTCAGTTCTGATTTTGAAGCAACATCAAGCTATGCTTTGCTATCAGCAATTGCCGATGCACCGTTTTATTTTATGCCTATTTTTGTTGCTTACGGTGCAGCCACAAAGCTTGGCGGTACACCTATTTACGCTATGGCTGCTGCAGCCTCTCTGCTGCACGGCAACTTTACAGAATTAGTCACACAAGGCGATCCGATCAGCCTTTTTGGTCTGAATGTCCGCCTGCTTTCTTACGGCACATCGCTTCTTCCTGCCTTACTGATTGCTATTGTTGCTTATTATACTGAAAGATTGTTGAATAAGCTGATTCCTAATATCTTTAAGGCAATTTTTGTTGGAATGGGAACAATCTTTGTCGCCGGAAGTTTGGGCTATTTGATTTTAGGGCCGCTGGGCAATATGATCGGACAAGGCATAGCGGCTGTCTTTATGTTCTTGGACAATACAGTCGGTCCGCTGGCAGTCGGCCTATTGGCAGCTGTTCTTCCTTGGCTGGTTATGGCCGGAATGCATACAGCCCTGACCCCTTTTATGCCGCAGCTTTTGGTGAAACCAGGTTACGATGCGATGCTGCGCCCCGCATTTCTTATGCATAATATGGCTGAGGGAGGAGCAGTCATCGGCGTTATTGCCCGTACGAAAGATAAAATCAAGCGCAGTGAATATATTTCTATTGCTATCGGCTGTATTGTTGCCGGCGTAACCGAACCTGCTATTTACGGGGTCAACCTGAAATACAAAAAGCCCATGTATGCCGTCATGGCGGGCGGTTTTGCCGGCGGTGTTGTAGCTAGTTTATTAGGTGCCAGAGCCTACGAGATGGGCTATTCTAATGTCTTAGCCCTGCCAATCTTTGCTGAAACCGCTATGGCAGCTGCTGTTGGGATTGTCGTAACGATTATTGTTGCTGCAATTGTTAGTTATATTTTAGGAATTGAAAACGATACAGAAAAAGAGCAGAAGCAAGTGACAGAACCTGTCCAGCAAAAGGTTGCCGATTCAGCTGTTTTAGCTGTTGCTGATGCCGAATTGCTTCCTCTTGAAAAGGTTGATGACCCTGTATTTGCTCAAAGACTTATGGGAGACGGTGTCGCTTTTGAACTGAAAAGTGATTTTATCTCTGCTCCAGCTAACGGTGAGCTGACAACTGTTTTTCCAACCGGACATGCCTTTGGTCTGACACGCCCTGATGGTGTAGAAATGCTCGTACACATCGGCATTAATACAGTTGAATTAAATGGCAAGGGCTTCGATGTTCTGGCAAAGACCGGTGATAAAGTGCGTGCCGGTCAGCCGATTATTAAAGTTGACCGGGAAGCTATCGCTAAGCAAGACTATGATGCAACAACCATGCTGATTATTACGGATTCGAAAGATAAGACTATTAAGCTTCTGACATCCGGTAAGGTGAAACAGGGACAGATCCTGAATGAGGAGGAAAAAGAATTATGA